In Stieleria varia, one genomic interval encodes:
- a CDS encoding right-handed parallel beta-helix repeat-containing protein: protein MPMRHALIVFVAFAWNATGQAEINLTLPDASASALAETLDGLAGRRGKGELDRAVITLPDGTYRISKPLALSREIVGDGLTLKAESPGNVIFNGAVVLEGQSDSEANRWRYPLPESLDQQPRSILIDGRLSTAARFPEEGYPRIESALSDRRSGFIVGKSDLPDSWQLAEHACDVVLLHDWSSSRMPVASYDAASRTLRSLGPIGCAADHYAIDHFEKQPRYWLEGHPDFADEPGDWYVDRVNKQIVVVAADTLGDPPRIELPVVETLLQAEALEGTIDGLTLDGLVFTGTSFPMPPGGLAGGQATMHEARNADGSRNGPGRELLTAAVNLRDCRHCRVLRCEFRDLGATALWIGRRSQNCLVTHCTFQSIGGNAINVGEGRERRVDGEVWTESAPEQIATGNQITKCEISRCGVMLPGAVAIWAGLNKQLEIAENTIRDCPYTGVSLGWVWNDSVTPAEQNVVRDNDIRFVMQVLSDGAGVYTLGRQPDSRIENNVFTDVPLNAGRAESNGVFADEGTTGFTITGNTFRRIDRSPVRFHKAGKNIVSKNRWQLATEATPPVRFNNTPPENIEIVDNVELEREISILTIGNSLTWDTKPPSLDGNVHWHVDCGKSLQFIQLHPESPCVATSRLWPTAMATTQYDFVTVQPHYGTTVDEDYDVISDWVRQQPSAIFVIHTGWAKHEQFAEEWADDDPSGLLTHSNAHVDALLERLRAEFPEREFRCTQCTRLLASIAKDIDAGIAPIEKLSDLYRDAIHMKIESGRFLMHNAMRQALGQPLVTQWDGLDRSTQDYLSKKLAEPRQVSKD, encoded by the coding sequence ATGCCGATGCGTCATGCTCTGATAGTTTTTGTTGCCTTTGCTTGGAACGCCACGGGACAAGCGGAAATCAACCTCACATTGCCGGATGCGTCTGCCTCCGCGCTGGCAGAGACACTGGATGGTTTGGCTGGGCGACGTGGAAAGGGAGAGCTTGATCGTGCGGTGATCACGCTTCCCGACGGCACGTATCGGATTTCAAAACCTCTGGCGTTGTCGCGAGAAATCGTCGGCGACGGTCTAACGCTCAAGGCCGAGTCGCCGGGCAACGTCATTTTCAATGGTGCTGTTGTCTTGGAGGGACAAAGTGACTCTGAGGCAAATCGCTGGCGTTATCCGCTACCTGAATCGCTGGACCAGCAACCGCGTTCAATCTTGATCGACGGCAGATTGTCGACCGCAGCGAGATTTCCCGAGGAAGGTTACCCTCGCATCGAGAGCGCGCTGTCCGATCGACGCAGTGGATTCATTGTCGGCAAGTCGGATTTGCCAGATTCTTGGCAACTCGCTGAGCACGCGTGTGACGTTGTCTTGTTGCACGATTGGTCCAGCAGTCGCATGCCCGTTGCCTCCTACGACGCGGCGTCGCGCACCTTGCGGTCGCTTGGTCCGATCGGATGTGCCGCCGATCACTACGCCATCGATCATTTTGAAAAGCAGCCTCGGTACTGGTTGGAAGGGCATCCCGACTTTGCCGACGAACCGGGCGATTGGTACGTCGATCGGGTAAACAAACAAATCGTTGTCGTGGCGGCGGACACACTGGGCGATCCGCCGCGGATCGAATTGCCGGTCGTGGAAACGTTGCTGCAGGCTGAGGCACTAGAAGGCACCATCGATGGATTGACACTCGACGGTTTGGTATTCACCGGCACATCGTTTCCGATGCCACCGGGCGGGCTGGCTGGCGGCCAAGCGACGATGCATGAAGCACGAAACGCAGACGGCAGCCGTAACGGTCCGGGTCGTGAACTCTTAACGGCTGCCGTGAACTTGCGAGACTGCCGACATTGTCGCGTGCTGCGCTGCGAATTTCGGGATCTGGGAGCAACCGCGCTGTGGATCGGACGTCGCAGTCAGAATTGTCTGGTCACGCACTGCACGTTTCAAAGCATTGGCGGCAACGCGATCAATGTCGGCGAAGGACGCGAGCGGAGGGTGGACGGGGAAGTATGGACGGAGTCGGCGCCGGAGCAAATTGCAACCGGTAATCAAATCACGAAGTGCGAGATAAGCAGGTGCGGCGTAATGCTGCCCGGCGCCGTCGCCATCTGGGCGGGCCTGAACAAACAACTTGAGATTGCGGAGAACACGATTCGCGATTGTCCTTACACCGGAGTTTCATTGGGTTGGGTTTGGAACGACAGCGTGACGCCCGCAGAGCAAAACGTTGTGCGAGACAACGACATCCGCTTCGTCATGCAAGTGCTCAGCGACGGCGCCGGCGTCTACACGCTCGGTCGTCAGCCCGATTCCAGAATTGAAAACAATGTTTTCACCGATGTGCCATTGAACGCGGGACGCGCCGAGTCCAATGGCGTGTTTGCCGACGAAGGTACCACGGGGTTCACCATCACCGGCAATACGTTTCGTCGTATCGATCGATCGCCGGTGCGTTTCCACAAGGCCGGCAAAAACATTGTTTCAAAAAACCGTTGGCAGCTTGCAACCGAAGCGACGCCGCCGGTGCGATTCAACAACACTCCGCCTGAGAACATCGAGATCGTCGACAACGTTGAGTTGGAGCGTGAAATCTCGATCCTGACGATCGGCAACTCGCTGACTTGGGACACCAAGCCACCAAGCTTGGACGGCAACGTTCACTGGCATGTCGATTGCGGAAAGAGCCTGCAGTTCATCCAGTTGCACCCCGAGTCCCCTTGCGTGGCCACGTCACGTCTGTGGCCCACCGCGATGGCGACGACGCAGTATGACTTTGTCACTGTCCAGCCACATTACGGCACGACCGTCGACGAAGACTATGACGTGATCAGTGATTGGGTTCGGCAACAACCCTCTGCGATCTTTGTCATTCACACGGGGTGGGCCAAGCACGAACAGTTCGCCGAAGAATGGGCCGACGACGACCCGTCCGGTTTGCTGACTCACAGCAATGCACACGTTGATGCGTTATTAGAAAGGCTGCGAGCAGAGTTCCCCGAGCGCGAGTTCCGTTGCACCCAGTGTACAAGATTATTGGCATCGATTGCCAAGGACATTGACGCGGGAATCGCCCCGATCGAGAAACTCAGCGATCTGTACCGCGACGCGATTCATATGAAAATCGAATCAGGGCGTTTTCTGATGCACAACGCAATGCGTCAGGCATTGGGGCAGCCGTTAGTCACGCAATGGGATGGGCTGGATCGGTCTACCCAGGATTATCTCTCAAAGAAGTTGGCGGAGCCACGCCAAGTCAGCAAAGACTGA
- a CDS encoding transcriptional regulator has translation MQKTSIDSTDKFNDETPSELQELAKAIDALPARYRDVVAPAMTRVVECSTRRKRILNLVQEALSQLRLDMKYLVFDLEATRRERDQYKEMLEKDGLL, from the coding sequence ATGCAAAAGACGTCCATCGATTCGACTGACAAGTTCAATGACGAGACCCCCAGCGAGCTGCAAGAGCTTGCCAAAGCGATCGATGCGTTGCCCGCTCGTTACCGCGATGTCGTCGCCCCCGCGATGACCCGAGTGGTCGAATGCAGCACCCGACGCAAACGCATCCTGAACTTGGTCCAAGAAGCCCTCTCGCAATTGCGATTGGACATGAAGTACTTGGTATTTGACCTGGAAGCGACCCGCCGTGAGCGAGACCAGTACAAAGAGATGCTGGAAAAGGACGGCTTGCTGTAG